The following coding sequences lie in one Cotesia glomerata isolate CgM1 linkage group LG5, MPM_Cglom_v2.3, whole genome shotgun sequence genomic window:
- the LOC123265215 gene encoding uncharacterized protein LOC123265215, with translation MNQYNASDVSEQEQSLAIESIVPSFSEVSPSKELTVRSFDDYLFYRGLLDDSLISTVMGEIKGSDIKTLYPHKWLNDQVINVYFKMIERRDPTRVQCCESFFLIDLVAKDYIRLNKWTKNVDIFSKKLMFIPLHLEVHWSLAVINFDAETITYYDSMNGNNEECLQIILEYLKYEHLNKKKIPLNTSNWKKIHAKNIPQQDNGDDCGVFACSYAELLSRNEELNFSSKKIVDKRFAMMEEITTGQLYPSTINITEQKRAPSAKKTTSKAVLNHNSKIPTDIPGGYVYQSASFHQESTKIFNHDYANAQCTAISTYAIVRLCLQNKDIDVNWLNSILIEGDRYYLECKNIKDITYNHLGTEDLLTRIEVDGINVDINIEDIYSNTYSDNCLEKNLIDFLEKLIKRSAPTLNNHGFIFIGDNRTVAFKIVVGSDSRKYGFLLFNSHSIDLNNKPAPLDLVLARLFYCETSAALATLLTKHVWQKKSWFTIHRIELISK, from the exons ATGAACCAATATAATGCATCGGACGTATCTGAACAAGAGCAAAGTTTGGCTATAGAAAGTATTGTGCCTAGCTTTTCGGAAGTTTCACCAAGCAAAGAATTAACAGTTCGATCTTTCGACGATTATTTG TTTTACAGAGGATTATTAGACGATTCACTGATTTCAACCGTGATGGGTGAAATTAAAGGCTCTGATATAAAAACTTTATATCCTCATAAGTGGCTGAATGATCAG gTGATCAACGTGTACTTCAAAATGATCGAAAGAAGAGATCCAACGAGAGTGCAATGTTGTGAATCGTTTTTTCTTATAGATCTCGTAGCTAAGGACTACATAAGATTAAATAAATGGACTAAAAAT gttgatattttttcaaaaaaattgatgttcaTACCTTTACATCTCGAAGTGCATTGGAGTCTTgctgttattaattttgacgCAGAAACAATTACATATTATGATAGCATGAATGGAAATAATGAAGAATGTTTACAA atcatTTTGGAATATCTGAAGTATGAACATCTGAATAAGAAAAAGATTCCTCTAAATACAagtaattggaaaaaaatccATGCCAAA AATATACCACAACAGGATAATGGTGATGACTGTGGAGTTTTCGCTTGCTCGTACGCTGAATTATTATCACGCAATGAAGAGctgaatttttcttcaaaaaaaatcgtTGATAAAAGGTTCGCAATGATGGAAGAAATCACTACTGGCCAGTTGTACCCatcaacaataaatattacagagcAAAAAAGGGCTCCGTCAGCCAAAAAAACAACATCAAAAGCTGTACTGAATCATAACAGCAAGATACCGACTGACATTCCCGGAGGCTACGTTTATCAATCAGCGTCTTTTCACCAAGAAAGTACAAAGATATTTAATCATGATTATGCAAATGCACAATGCACGGCCATTTCGACTTATGCCATTGTACGTTTATGCTTGCAAAACAAAGATATTGATGTCAATTGGCTAAATAGTATTCTGATAGAGGGTGACAGGTACTATTtagaatgtaaaaatataaaagacaTAACGTACAATCATCTTGGGACCGAAGATTTACTGACAAGAATTGAAGTCGATGGGATCAATGTTGACATCAACATTGAAGATATCTACAGCAATACATACAGCGACAACTGCCtggagaaaaatttaatagatttcttggaaaaattaattaaacgcTCGGCTCCTACACTAAACAATCATGGATTTATATTTATCGGAGACAATAGAACTGTAGCTTTTAAAATAGTTGTAGGTTCTGATTCCCGAAAATATGGATTTTTATTGTTCAATTCTCATTCGATCGACTTAAACAATAAACCGGCACCTCTAGATTTAGTTTTAGCAAGATTATTCTACTGCGAAACGTCAGCCGCTTTGGCGACATTATTAACGAAACATGTTTGGCAAAAAAAGTCTTGGTTTACCATCCATAGGattgaattaatttcaaaataa